One genomic segment of Arthrobacter sp. JZ12 includes these proteins:
- a CDS encoding methylated-DNA--[protein]-cysteine S-methyltransferase — protein MNTFRIIDSPVGGLVVVANGSVLTGIYHEYHSPEPSPLLLGVPSVPGVSYLAMDGNDHSPSPMPDPGAEQIFAQTAEWLEAYFSGAKRDPLRYEIQTGTDFQRSVWAEVAEIPYGATRTYKDVAAALGNDAMGRAVGAAVRANPISIMLPGHRVVGAGGAVTGYAAGVAVKRALLELEASVLGQSVA, from the coding sequence ATGAACACTTTCAGGATCATCGACAGTCCGGTGGGCGGGCTGGTGGTGGTAGCCAACGGTTCTGTCCTGACCGGGATCTATCACGAATATCACTCCCCGGAACCGTCACCGCTGCTTCTGGGAGTGCCCTCAGTGCCGGGCGTGTCCTACCTCGCGATGGATGGAAACGACCATAGCCCTTCTCCTATGCCGGATCCGGGCGCCGAGCAAATTTTCGCCCAGACAGCAGAGTGGCTTGAGGCCTACTTCAGTGGAGCGAAGAGGGACCCCTTGCGGTACGAGATACAGACAGGGACGGACTTCCAACGTTCCGTCTGGGCAGAGGTGGCCGAGATTCCCTACGGTGCTACCCGGACGTACAAGGATGTCGCAGCGGCGCTAGGAAACGACGCGATGGGCCGCGCGGTGGGCGCCGCTGTGCGGGCCAATCCTATTTCCATCATGCTGCCGGGACACCGGGTAGTTGGAGCCGGGGGAGCGGTTACAGGATACGCAGCGGGAGTGGCCGTGAAGCGTGCCCTCCTCGAACTTGAAGCATCGGTATTGGGGCAATCGGTAGCGTGA
- the dprA gene encoding DNA-processing protein DprA yields the protein MSSPSWTGMEVARAALSRLFEPSDNVGMALVAAAGPEEALRIATGRSACTTALRRALGEILADHGHATRGDSLAEAVARWSPRVETLAPLRDLETIRRFGGTLLTPESERWPAALMDLGIGMPLCLWARGEHPAAIPPLNRVVAVVGSRDSTSYGASVTGDLAAGLVARNFTVISGGAYGIDAQAHRAALATAREDHPMPTLGVLACGVDRYYPAGNEGLLREVAERGLLISEIPPGSSPTRWRFLQRNRILAALSSVTVVVEARWRSGALNTAHHAAGLGRAVGAVPGSVYSANSAGCHRLLRDGSAICVTDASDVAELAGPLTLVPADENRGEPKLLHDGLMVEDILLLDALPVRASSMVDKLASVAGLSVPGVLAGLGRLEAEGLAQRADDGGWRKRPQQLS from the coding sequence ATGAGCAGTCCATCCTGGACAGGTATGGAGGTTGCCCGAGCGGCCCTCTCCCGACTGTTCGAGCCTTCGGACAACGTCGGTATGGCGTTGGTCGCGGCGGCCGGCCCCGAGGAAGCGTTGCGCATCGCGACAGGCAGGTCTGCCTGCACTACCGCCCTGCGCCGGGCGCTCGGAGAGATCCTGGCTGACCATGGACACGCCACACGCGGAGATTCCCTGGCGGAGGCGGTCGCCCGGTGGTCCCCTCGCGTTGAGACGCTGGCGCCACTCCGCGACCTGGAAACCATACGTCGGTTCGGCGGCACCCTTCTCACTCCGGAGTCCGAGCGATGGCCTGCGGCGCTGATGGACCTCGGGATAGGCATGCCGCTCTGTCTATGGGCGCGGGGTGAACATCCCGCCGCCATCCCGCCGCTGAACCGCGTGGTCGCCGTAGTAGGCTCGCGAGACAGCACCAGCTACGGCGCCTCCGTCACGGGCGATCTGGCTGCCGGCCTGGTCGCGCGCAACTTCACGGTGATCTCCGGTGGGGCTTACGGCATCGATGCACAGGCGCACCGCGCGGCACTGGCTACGGCCAGGGAGGACCATCCAATGCCCACGCTAGGAGTTCTCGCCTGCGGGGTTGACCGTTACTACCCCGCCGGCAACGAGGGCTTACTTCGTGAGGTTGCAGAGCGGGGCCTGTTGATATCGGAGATCCCGCCGGGGTCCTCACCCACCCGGTGGCGCTTCCTGCAGCGGAATCGAATATTAGCTGCGCTTAGTTCAGTGACAGTGGTGGTGGAGGCACGCTGGCGGTCCGGTGCCCTCAACACCGCGCATCATGCGGCGGGCTTAGGTCGTGCTGTCGGCGCCGTTCCCGGTTCCGTGTACTCCGCCAATTCGGCCGGCTGTCATCGTCTGTTGCGCGACGGCAGCGCAATCTGTGTCACTGACGCCTCTGACGTAGCAGAACTCGCTGGGCCCCTGACGTTGGTGCCTGCGGATGAAAACCGCGGCGAACCGAAGCTTCTGCATGACGGCCTCATGGTCGAGGACATTCTGCTGCTTGACGCATTGCCTGTCCGCGCATCCTCCATGGTGGACAAGCTCGCCTCGGTGGCCGGCTTGAGCGTACCCGGGGTTCTTGCCGGCCTCGGGCGGCTTGAGGCGGAAGGCCTGGCTCAACGCGCCGATGACGGCGGTTGGCGAAAACGTCCGCAACAACTCTCATGA
- a CDS encoding YifB family Mg chelatase-like AAA ATPase, with translation MSLGRTYAVSLVGLNGYIVEVESDIGQTLPAFVLLGLPDASLSEAKERIRAAARNAGLPLSRRKITVNLIPASLPKKGSGFDLAIVMSALAAAGDVRDCGRTVFLSELGLDGRLRPIRGVLPAVMAAVESGFTNVVVANGNAAEAALVPQAVVRGYDSLAEVALAFGADPAKVELPAPELALVRRDLEAEDPLAVPRDMADVAGQAEARFAVEVAAAGAHHLMMVGPPGAGKTMLAERIPGILPDLTDDQAMEVTAIHSLGSAEACRELRRRPPFESPHHTASSASIIGGGSGIPRPGAASRAHRGVLFLDEAPEYQPRIMDSLRQPLESGQLVLHRAAGTATYPARFQLVLAANPCPCGLASGKGRECNCTAQQRRRYFSRVTGPVLDRVDLQMTVHRVALKDFSGVAKAESSAVVAARVAGARAAQHERLRQWNLSTNAEVPASLLHGELRPSRKAITPLNRKMEQGAITKRGYDRVLRVAWTVADLGGRSLPSEDDVATALLFRTGEYAS, from the coding sequence ATGTCGCTCGGACGCACCTACGCTGTCTCACTCGTCGGGCTCAACGGGTACATCGTGGAAGTTGAATCGGACATCGGTCAGACCCTGCCGGCCTTTGTCCTGCTGGGACTGCCCGACGCCTCCCTTTCCGAGGCGAAGGAACGAATTCGTGCAGCAGCACGCAACGCCGGGCTTCCCCTTTCGCGCCGAAAGATCACGGTAAACCTAATCCCGGCGTCACTGCCCAAGAAGGGATCCGGATTCGATCTAGCGATCGTCATGTCCGCCCTGGCAGCCGCCGGTGACGTTCGCGACTGCGGCCGGACTGTCTTCCTCTCTGAACTCGGTCTCGACGGACGGCTTCGTCCCATCCGGGGTGTGCTTCCCGCTGTTATGGCGGCAGTGGAGTCCGGCTTCACCAACGTGGTGGTTGCGAACGGGAATGCGGCAGAAGCGGCGCTCGTGCCGCAGGCTGTGGTGCGGGGCTACGACTCACTGGCCGAGGTGGCCCTCGCCTTCGGTGCCGATCCGGCCAAAGTCGAGCTCCCGGCACCGGAGCTGGCCCTGGTTCGCAGGGACCTGGAGGCGGAGGATCCGCTTGCGGTGCCCAGGGACATGGCCGACGTTGCAGGGCAAGCGGAAGCCCGTTTTGCCGTGGAGGTCGCAGCGGCCGGCGCTCACCACTTGATGATGGTCGGACCGCCAGGCGCGGGCAAGACGATGCTCGCCGAGCGCATCCCCGGTATCCTGCCGGACCTTACCGACGATCAGGCCATGGAAGTAACTGCGATTCATTCCCTTGGCAGTGCTGAAGCCTGTAGGGAGCTGCGCCGCCGTCCTCCCTTCGAAAGTCCGCACCACACAGCTAGCTCTGCTTCAATCATCGGCGGAGGGTCCGGCATCCCTCGCCCGGGTGCAGCTTCCCGTGCACACCGCGGCGTCCTGTTTCTGGATGAGGCCCCCGAGTACCAACCGCGCATCATGGATTCACTTCGCCAGCCGCTTGAGAGCGGCCAGTTGGTGCTGCATCGTGCGGCTGGAACTGCAACCTACCCGGCTCGCTTCCAGCTCGTGCTCGCGGCCAACCCCTGTCCCTGTGGACTTGCCAGCGGCAAGGGCAGGGAGTGCAACTGTACTGCACAGCAACGACGACGCTACTTCAGCCGGGTCACCGGCCCTGTGCTCGACCGGGTGGACCTCCAAATGACGGTGCACAGGGTGGCACTGAAGGATTTCTCCGGAGTGGCGAAGGCGGAATCGAGTGCAGTGGTTGCAGCGCGCGTGGCCGGGGCACGGGCGGCTCAGCACGAGCGCCTGCGCCAGTGGAATCTCTCCACCAATGCGGAGGTTCCGGCTTCGCTCCTGCATGGCGAACTGCGGCCGTCACGCAAGGCGATAACCCCCTTGAATCGGAAGATGGAGCAGGGGGCCATCACCAAGCGCGGCTATGACCGAGTGCTCCGAGTGGCGTGGACCGTCGCCGATCTGGGTGGCCGATCGTTGCCCAGTGAGGATGACGTCGCTACGGCGCTGCTGTTTCGCACGGGGGAGTACGCCTCATGA
- a CDS encoding YraN family protein — protein MKTKDELGRRGEDLAARFLEDAGLRIIDRNWRCPIGEIDLVAVDGATLVVVEVKTRSSENFGHPLEAITPGKLERLYLLASRWARAHDLRFSGFRVDAVAIVDDGLGEPDIDHLRAVS, from the coding sequence ATGAAAACCAAAGACGAACTGGGCCGGCGCGGTGAAGATCTTGCTGCCCGTTTCCTGGAGGATGCAGGGCTGCGGATCATCGACCGGAACTGGCGGTGTCCCATTGGGGAGATCGACCTGGTTGCGGTCGACGGCGCCACCCTGGTGGTGGTTGAGGTCAAGACCCGGTCCTCGGAGAACTTCGGTCATCCGCTGGAAGCCATAACGCCGGGCAAGCTCGAACGGTTGTACCTTCTGGCGTCCAGATGGGCGCGGGCACACGACTTGCGCTTCTCGGGGTTCCGGGTGGACGCTGTAGCCATCGTTGACGACGGTCTGGGCGAGCCGGATATCGATCACCTTCGGGCGGTGAGCTGA
- a CDS encoding DUF2469 domain-containing protein, whose product MSAEDLENYETDMELQLYREYRDVVSLFNYVVETERRFYLANHVDLQARSADGEIYFDLTLNDAWVWDVYRTARFVKTVRVITFKDVNVEELAKNDDIPMPKDGSLGG is encoded by the coding sequence ATGAGCGCCGAGGATCTTGAGAACTACGAAACTGACATGGAGCTGCAGCTCTACCGTGAGTACCGCGACGTGGTCAGTCTCTTCAACTACGTGGTTGAGACCGAACGGCGCTTCTATCTCGCCAACCATGTAGACCTGCAGGCCCGTTCCGCCGATGGTGAGATCTACTTCGACCTCACCCTGAACGACGCATGGGTGTGGGACGTCTACAGGACAGCCCGCTTCGTGAAGACGGTACGCGTCATCACCTTCAAGGATGTCAACGTGGAGGAGCTGGCCAAGAACGACGACATTCCAATGCCGAAGGACGGCTCATTGGGCGGTTGA
- a CDS encoding ribonuclease HII: MTGKAPTLRYERSFLAQGHRFVAGCDEVGRGALAGPVTVGLVVVDLSGAKGLRGVRDSKLLSAAEREALVPRIQRWALAYGVGHATAAEIDAIGLMAALRTAGNRAWAQVRTHVQPDAVILDGNHNWLAPVPQVSLFEDVEIEEVSCNAPVHTKIKADLQCLSVAAASVLAKVARDRIMINLADAYGGYGWEINKGYATVAHRAAIDELGASDQHRRTWRLGSAAPDMNEPAGEIGG, encoded by the coding sequence GTGACGGGCAAAGCTCCAACCCTGCGATACGAGCGGTCCTTCCTAGCTCAGGGTCACCGCTTCGTTGCAGGTTGTGATGAAGTTGGCAGGGGTGCACTGGCCGGGCCCGTGACGGTGGGACTTGTCGTCGTCGACCTTTCCGGTGCGAAGGGATTGCGCGGGGTGCGGGACAGCAAGCTCCTCAGTGCCGCTGAGAGGGAGGCACTCGTTCCCCGGATCCAGCGGTGGGCGTTGGCTTATGGAGTGGGTCACGCAACGGCAGCGGAAATCGACGCGATAGGCCTCATGGCAGCGCTTCGGACAGCGGGTAATCGCGCCTGGGCGCAGGTACGCACGCACGTACAACCCGATGCGGTCATCCTCGACGGCAACCACAACTGGCTTGCTCCGGTACCGCAGGTCTCTCTCTTCGAGGATGTTGAGATTGAAGAAGTTAGCTGCAATGCGCCGGTACACACTAAAATCAAGGCCGACCTTCAGTGCTTGAGCGTTGCCGCGGCAAGTGTCCTCGCCAAGGTGGCAAGGGACCGCATCATGATCAACTTGGCGGATGCCTACGGAGGTTACGGCTGGGAGATCAACAAGGGCTACGCCACCGTTGCGCACCGAGCGGCGATCGATGAACTTGGCGCTTCCGATCAGCACCGCCGCACATGGCGGCTGGGCAGCGCCGCGCCCGACATGAACGAACCCGCAGGTGAAATTGGGGGATGA
- the lepB gene encoding signal peptidase I produces MATAHSGNPNDGTERRSGTHRADRTGAGGSSHGSAARSLGSWAKEILIIVAVALLLSFLIKTFLFRAFFIPSGSMENTLQIDDRIFVNQLVPEPFALERGDVVVFRDTQGWLPEPEPDTVSSNWFKDALIFVGLLPDESQQHLVKRVIGLEGDRVICCDADGRITVNGEPLDEPYLFPNANPSDIPFDVTVPDGKLWVMGDHRNASADSRANRDKPGEGFVEAEDIEGKAAVIAWPLGRMGFLGNYPDVFEGVPDTSQATSGRELSEP; encoded by the coding sequence ATGGCAACAGCCCACTCAGGGAACCCCAACGACGGCACGGAACGCCGTTCAGGCACCCACCGTGCTGATCGCACGGGAGCCGGCGGATCGTCGCACGGGTCGGCTGCCCGCAGCCTGGGCAGCTGGGCGAAGGAAATCCTGATTATTGTTGCCGTCGCGCTGCTGCTGTCCTTTCTCATAAAGACCTTCCTGTTCCGCGCGTTCTTCATTCCATCGGGATCCATGGAGAACACGCTGCAGATTGACGACCGCATCTTCGTCAATCAGTTGGTGCCTGAGCCCTTCGCGCTCGAGCGGGGCGACGTCGTCGTCTTCAGGGATACCCAGGGCTGGCTTCCCGAGCCGGAACCAGACACCGTCTCAAGCAACTGGTTCAAGGACGCCCTGATCTTTGTCGGCCTTCTCCCTGACGAGTCCCAGCAGCATCTGGTCAAGCGAGTCATTGGACTGGAAGGCGACCGGGTGATCTGCTGTGATGCAGATGGCCGCATAACCGTGAACGGCGAGCCGCTCGATGAGCCCTATCTCTTCCCGAACGCCAATCCGTCCGACATCCCCTTCGACGTCACCGTCCCGGACGGGAAGCTCTGGGTAATGGGGGACCACCGCAACGCCTCGGCAGATTCACGCGCCAACCGGGACAAGCCGGGGGAGGGTTTTGTCGAAGCCGAGGACATCGAGGGCAAGGCCGCGGTCATAGCGTGGCCACTCGGGCGGATGGGTTTCCTGGGGAACTACCCGGATGTGTTCGAGGGTGTTCCCGATACCTCCCAGGCGACGTCCGGAAGGGAACTGTCTGAACCGTGA